The following coding sequences lie in one Chelatococcus sp. YT9 genomic window:
- a CDS encoding ABC transporter ATP-binding protein: MSPLLDVQGLTRRFGGLTAVSDVSFAVDEGEIFGVIGPNGAGKTTLFNVIAGHYKPSSGTATFGGRGISGLRSDVIARLGIARTFQAVHLFAGETVAENLRRARVLSTRHGPLAYLRARGPAGTEPSLQDVAAFVGLGHLLDQTAGGLAYGLQKMLGIGMALMVSPRLLLMDEPAAGLNPSEKRAASTLIRRLRDERGISILLVEHDMPLVMGVCDRILVVNQGKPIAIGTPDAVKADPAVVDAYLGDDYEFA; encoded by the coding sequence ATGAGCCCCCTGCTCGACGTCCAGGGGCTCACGCGCCGCTTCGGCGGCCTGACGGCGGTGTCCGATGTCTCTTTCGCCGTCGACGAAGGCGAGATCTTCGGCGTGATCGGTCCCAACGGCGCGGGCAAGACCACGCTGTTCAACGTCATCGCCGGCCATTACAAGCCAAGCTCGGGAACGGCCACATTTGGCGGCCGCGGCATATCGGGTCTCAGAAGCGACGTGATAGCCCGCCTCGGCATCGCCCGGACGTTCCAGGCCGTTCACCTCTTCGCCGGCGAGACGGTCGCCGAGAACCTACGCCGCGCCCGCGTGCTTTCAACCCGTCACGGCCCCCTCGCCTATCTTCGCGCGCGGGGACCGGCGGGCACCGAGCCGTCGCTGCAGGACGTCGCCGCCTTCGTCGGGCTCGGGCATCTCCTTGATCAGACGGCTGGCGGGCTCGCCTATGGCCTGCAGAAAATGCTCGGTATCGGCATGGCGTTGATGGTCTCACCGAGACTCCTGCTGATGGATGAGCCGGCCGCGGGGCTGAATCCGTCGGAGAAACGAGCCGCGAGCACTTTGATTCGCCGGCTTCGTGACGAACGCGGCATCAGCATCCTGCTTGTGGAGCACGACATGCCCCTCGTCATGGGCGTGTGCGACCGCATCCTCGTCGTCAACCAAGGCAAGCCGATCGCGATCGGCACGCCTGATGCCGTCAAGGCCGATCCCGCCGTCGTCGACGCCTATCTCGGGGATGACTATGAGTTTGCTTGA
- a CDS encoding formate dehydrogenase beta subunit, which yields MTLRIFVPGDSGALAVGADEVAAAIAAEAGKQGLAVTLVRNGSRGLYWLEPLVEVETPAGRIAFGPVTPDEVQELVAGLASAPADPSPPGEGPPRSGGGGVGASPEEPHPSQSFARIPSPLEGRDRAAAPFTSHPLYLGPTEDISFLKRQTRFTFARCGVIDPLSLEDYRAAGGLKGLQAALALTPETIVDQVTQAGLRGRGGAGFPTGIKWKTVLAAEGPRKFVVTNADEGDSGTFADRMLMEGDPFVLIEGMIIAGLAVGASHGYIYSRSEYPHANRVMEKALAIAESAGLLGMDILASGRTFTIELRIGAGAYVCGEETALLESIEGKRGQVRAKPPLPAIKGLFGAPTVINNLLTLASVPFILAEGAAAYAAVGFGRSRGTMAVQLAGNIRHGGLFETGFGVSLGELVEDIGGGTATGRPVKAVQVGGPLGAYFPPSLFDTPFDYEAFAARDGLIGHGGIVVFDDTVEMAQQARFAMEFCAIESCGKCTPCRIGSTRGVEVVDRIIAGHDVEADAALLADLCDTMKFGSLCALGGFTPYPVMSALTHFPQDFGIVPPNGRMEAAE from the coding sequence ATGACGCTGCGCATTTTCGTCCCCGGCGATTCGGGCGCACTGGCTGTCGGTGCTGATGAGGTCGCCGCCGCGATCGCCGCCGAGGCCGGCAAGCAGGGCCTCGCCGTCACGCTCGTCCGCAACGGCTCGCGTGGCCTCTATTGGCTGGAGCCGCTGGTGGAGGTGGAAACGCCCGCCGGCCGCATCGCCTTCGGGCCGGTGACGCCCGATGAAGTGCAGGAGCTTGTTGCGGGTCTGGCGAGCGCACCGGCTGATCCCTCCCCTCCAGGGGAGGGGCCTCCGCGCAGCGGAGGGGGTGGGGTCGGCGCCTCTCCGGAAGAACCCCACCCGTCTCAGAGCTTCGCTCGGATCCCCTCTCCCCTGGAGGGGAGGGATCGGGCGGCCGCGCCTTTCACCTCGCATCCGCTCTATCTCGGCCCGACCGAGGATATTTCCTTCCTCAAGCGCCAGACGCGGTTCACCTTCGCACGATGCGGTGTGATCGATCCGCTGTCCCTGGAAGACTACAGGGCAGCCGGTGGCCTCAAGGGCCTTCAGGCAGCGCTGGCGCTGACGCCGGAAACGATTGTCGATCAGGTGACGCAAGCGGGCCTGCGCGGGCGCGGCGGCGCGGGCTTTCCAACCGGTATCAAGTGGAAGACCGTGCTGGCCGCCGAGGGGCCGCGCAAATTCGTCGTGACCAATGCCGACGAGGGTGACAGCGGCACCTTCGCCGATCGCATGCTGATGGAAGGTGATCCTTTCGTGCTCATCGAGGGCATGATCATCGCCGGCCTCGCTGTGGGTGCTAGCCACGGCTACATCTACAGCCGCTCGGAATATCCCCATGCCAACAGGGTGATGGAAAAGGCGCTCGCCATTGCCGAGAGCGCTGGCCTCCTCGGCATGGATATTCTCGCCTCGGGACGTACTTTCACCATCGAGCTCCGGATCGGCGCTGGCGCCTATGTCTGCGGCGAGGAGACAGCTCTCCTCGAATCGATCGAGGGCAAGCGCGGGCAGGTGCGGGCCAAGCCGCCGCTGCCGGCCATCAAGGGTCTCTTTGGTGCGCCCACGGTCATCAACAACCTGCTTACGCTCGCCTCGGTACCCTTCATCCTCGCCGAAGGCGCGGCCGCCTATGCTGCCGTCGGCTTCGGCCGCTCGCGCGGCACCATGGCAGTGCAACTCGCGGGCAACATCCGGCACGGCGGGCTGTTCGAGACCGGCTTCGGCGTAAGCCTCGGTGAGCTGGTGGAGGATATCGGCGGCGGTACGGCCACGGGCCGGCCAGTCAAGGCCGTGCAGGTCGGCGGACCACTCGGCGCCTATTTTCCCCCTTCCCTGTTCGACACGCCGTTTGACTACGAGGCGTTCGCCGCGCGCGACGGCCTTATCGGCCACGGCGGCATCGTCGTCTTCGACGACACCGTGGAGATGGCGCAGCAGGCGCGCTTCGCCATGGAATTTTGTGCCATCGAGAGCTGCGGCAAGTGCACGCCGTGCCGCATCGGCTCCACCCGCGGCGTCGAGGTGGTGGATCGCATCATCGCAGGTCACGACGTCGAAGCGGATGCAGCGCTTCTGGCCGATCTCTGCGACACGATGAAATTTGGGTCGCTCTGCGCGCTCGGGGGTTTTACGCCCTACCCCGTGATGAGCGCCCTGACCCATTTCCCCCAAGATTTCGGTATTGTGCCGCCCAATGGCAGGATGGAGGCGGCGGAATGA
- a CDS encoding formate dehydrogenase subunit gamma — translation MSQSRHAKDPLAVTPKELSGAQLDELLTIIAGFEGVEGAALPILHAIQSAFGYVPQAAVPILADKLNRSRAEIHGVVTFYHDFRSQPAGQHVVKLCRAEACQSMGGNHVAEVVEAGLGIGMGETTADGRVTLEPVYCLGLCAVAPAAMVDGRVIGRLDEAKAGALIAEVAP, via the coding sequence ATGTCTCAGTCGCGCCACGCGAAAGACCCTCTCGCGGTCACGCCGAAGGAATTGAGCGGCGCGCAGCTTGATGAGCTGTTGACAATCATCGCCGGTTTCGAAGGCGTGGAGGGCGCAGCACTGCCCATCCTCCATGCGATCCAGTCCGCCTTCGGCTATGTTCCTCAGGCGGCCGTGCCGATCCTAGCGGACAAGCTCAACCGCTCGCGGGCCGAGATCCATGGCGTGGTCACGTTCTACCACGATTTTCGCAGCCAGCCGGCCGGGCAGCATGTCGTAAAGCTGTGTCGTGCGGAAGCCTGCCAGTCCATGGGTGGAAACCATGTTGCCGAGGTGGTGGAAGCCGGCCTCGGCATCGGTATGGGCGAGACGACGGCCGATGGCCGGGTGACGCTCGAACCGGTTTATTGCCTCGGCCTTTGTGCTGTTGCGCCTGCGGCGATGGTCGATGGTCGCGTCATCGGTCGCTTGGATGAGGCAAAAGCCGGCGCGCTGATCGCTGAGGTGGCGCCATGA
- a CDS encoding malonyl-CoA decarboxylase, translated as MPTSFLNDLLQTLTNRGRTFLGLPPDPALTADPSALAEQLLSERGEASGVALAQALLDSYAAASPQVRLAFLRVLAERFGADRAKLERALEAFRANPDDDTIHGLHNAAEARRQELIRRLNLAPGGTAALVKMREDILEHLRDEPALRAVDSDFRHLFSSWFNRGFLVLRPIEWSSPAHILEKIIRYEAVHAISDWDDLRGRLEPADRRCFAFFHPQLGDEPLIFVEVALTREIPGAIAPLLAQKRAPIRAEDATTAVFYSISNTQKGLAAISFGHFLIKQVVQDLKRDLPNLKTFVTLSPVPGFASWLNRERQAEASDALDEADKTALAALDEPGWHEDKDKLPALRKVMLQAAAYYFLKAKSPRGTPVDAVARFHLGNGARLEKLDFLGDPSPKGLKQSHGLMVNYLYALDDIEANHEAYARAGDIIAAPAIRKLLKADKPQRALATVAD; from the coding sequence ATGCCAACGTCGTTTCTGAACGACCTGCTGCAAACGCTGACCAACCGCGGCCGCACGTTCCTCGGCCTTCCGCCTGATCCGGCCCTGACGGCCGACCCGAGCGCTCTCGCGGAGCAGTTGCTTTCCGAACGCGGCGAGGCATCGGGCGTCGCGCTGGCGCAGGCCCTGCTCGATAGCTACGCCGCCGCCTCGCCACAGGTGCGCCTTGCGTTCCTGCGTGTGCTGGCTGAGCGTTTCGGCGCTGACCGCGCCAAGCTCGAGCGGGCGCTCGAAGCCTTCCGCGCCAACCCGGATGACGACACCATCCACGGCCTCCACAACGCGGCGGAGGCCCGGCGGCAGGAGCTCATCCGTCGGCTGAACCTGGCCCCCGGCGGCACCGCGGCGCTGGTAAAAATGCGCGAGGATATCCTCGAGCATCTGCGCGACGAGCCGGCGCTCAGAGCAGTCGACAGCGATTTCCGGCATCTCTTCTCATCCTGGTTCAACCGCGGCTTTCTCGTGCTGCGGCCGATCGAATGGAGCTCGCCGGCGCATATCCTGGAGAAGATCATCCGCTATGAGGCCGTGCACGCCATCAGCGATTGGGACGACCTGCGCGGGCGCCTCGAGCCTGCGGACAGGCGCTGCTTTGCCTTCTTCCACCCCCAGCTCGGCGACGAGCCGCTGATCTTCGTGGAGGTAGCGCTGACGCGCGAAATTCCAGGTGCCATCGCGCCGCTTCTTGCCCAGAAGCGTGCTCCAATCCGCGCCGAGGATGCCACGACGGCGGTATTCTATTCCATCTCCAATACCCAGAAGGGATTGGCCGCCATCTCCTTCGGTCATTTCCTGATCAAGCAGGTGGTCCAGGATCTGAAGCGCGACCTGCCCAACCTCAAGACCTTCGTCACCCTCTCGCCGGTGCCGGGCTTTGCCAGCTGGCTCAATCGTGAACGCCAGGCAGAAGCCTCCGATGCGCTGGACGAGGCGGACAAAACCGCGCTCGCCGCTCTCGACGAACCCGGCTGGCATGAGGACAAGGACAAGTTGCCTGCCCTGCGCAAGGTGATGCTGCAGGCGGCAGCCTACTATTTCCTCAAGGCCAAGAGCCCGCGTGGAACGCCGGTCGATGCCGTCGCGCGCTTTCACCTCGGCAATGGTGCTCGGCTGGAGAAGCTGGACTTCCTGGGCGATCCCTCACCCAAGGGGCTGAAGCAATCCCATGGGCTGATGGTGAACTATCTTTATGCCCTTGACGATATCGAGGCCAACCACGAAGCCTATGCGCGCGCCGGCGACATCATCGCCGCGCCCGCCATTCGCAAGCTCCTCAAGGCTGACAAGCCGCAGCGGGCGCTCGCTACGGTGGCGGACTGA
- a CDS encoding ABC transporter substrate-binding protein — MKFKPYLAAATTVLALSISVVTAMAADTIKIGVIAPLTGAGAPWGIAAAEAPKILAADINAKGGLTVGGKTYKVEVVAYDDQYKAAEAVAAYNRLVNQDGVKYMIILSSAATMALKQNVEDDEVVAVTAAYTAKAIEPSTKYMFRMYSTPADYVPSFIAWMKDNVKDKRVVILNPNDETGWDQTQLSEKLFKENGFEVLGHEMFERAQKDFQPLLTKIIAMKPDIIELGGTSPATAGLIIRQARELGYDKLFSKTGGAGPAEIVAGAGAKAAEGVINMLYADPANEGYRRIAAAYKTSVGQDPNEILVSFYDGANVLLKAIQKSGDPGDTAKVAAAFASVLPMPSVQGDQLSLGGKAISGVDNQIMTVNYIGVIRDGQPVVIGKTK; from the coding sequence ATGAAATTCAAGCCCTATCTTGCGGCTGCAACGACGGTCCTGGCGCTGAGCATAAGTGTGGTGACGGCCATGGCGGCCGACACGATCAAGATCGGCGTGATCGCCCCTTTGACAGGCGCCGGCGCGCCGTGGGGAATTGCGGCCGCTGAGGCGCCGAAGATCCTGGCGGCAGACATCAATGCCAAGGGTGGACTGACAGTCGGTGGTAAGACCTACAAGGTCGAGGTCGTCGCCTATGACGATCAGTACAAGGCAGCCGAAGCGGTCGCCGCCTACAACCGCCTGGTCAATCAGGACGGCGTCAAATACATGATCATCCTGAGCTCAGCGGCCACGATGGCGCTGAAGCAGAACGTCGAGGACGACGAGGTGGTCGCGGTGACAGCCGCTTATACCGCCAAGGCAATCGAGCCCTCGACCAAGTACATGTTCCGTATGTACAGCACGCCAGCTGACTACGTGCCCTCCTTCATTGCCTGGATGAAGGACAATGTGAAGGACAAGCGGGTCGTCATCCTCAATCCCAACGACGAGACGGGCTGGGATCAGACACAGCTCAGCGAAAAGCTGTTCAAGGAGAATGGTTTCGAGGTTCTTGGCCATGAAATGTTCGAGCGCGCTCAGAAGGATTTCCAGCCGCTCCTGACCAAGATCATCGCCATGAAGCCCGATATCATCGAGCTTGGCGGCACGTCGCCCGCCACTGCCGGCCTCATCATCCGCCAGGCGCGCGAACTCGGCTATGACAAGCTGTTCAGCAAGACTGGTGGCGCCGGACCGGCCGAAATCGTTGCGGGCGCGGGCGCGAAGGCCGCCGAGGGTGTCATCAACATGCTCTACGCCGACCCGGCCAACGAGGGCTACCGGCGCATCGCGGCCGCCTACAAGACGTCTGTCGGACAGGATCCGAACGAAATTCTGGTGTCATTCTACGATGGCGCCAATGTCCTCCTGAAGGCCATTCAGAAGTCAGGCGACCCCGGCGACACCGCCAAGGTGGCCGCAGCCTTCGCTTCCGTCCTTCCCATGCCATCCGTGCAGGGCGATCAGTTGAGCCTCGGCGGCAAGGCAATCTCGGGGGTCGATAACCAGATCATGACCGTCAACTACATCGGCGTCATTCGGGACGGCCAACCAGTCGTGATCGGTAAGACAAAGTAG
- a CDS encoding branched-chain amino acid ABC transporter permease, translating into MKRLVLLAAIGLLATVPWIANNRYVFHIATMIAIMAPLALSMNLMLRIGQLSMAHSAFMGIGAYASALLTMRLGLPPVASLASGGLMAALVALLLGPVFLRIKGVYFVLLTYAFGQIVNLVFQEWTSLFGGNSGLYGIPKFSLAGYRLTAVPQYYVFALLFTALAYWMVRAIERSDIGAILQSLNEDEMLSRSIGADALAWRIAVFTFSAAIAGVSGGIYAFYIGFLSPQAFGFQLSVDLVVMNVIGGTSAALGPLLGAIVVVPLPELLREARQYQLLIYGLCLMVFLIFIKQGLVSLVDRPRRKPA; encoded by the coding sequence ATGAAGCGCCTTGTCCTTCTCGCCGCGATCGGCCTTCTCGCCACGGTTCCCTGGATCGCCAACAATCGATATGTCTTCCACATCGCCACCATGATCGCGATCATGGCGCCGCTCGCCCTGAGCATGAATCTCATGCTGCGCATCGGCCAGCTGTCCATGGCGCATTCTGCCTTCATGGGCATAGGCGCTTATGCGAGCGCACTTCTGACCATGCGGCTCGGTCTGCCGCCGGTCGCCTCGCTCGCATCGGGCGGCCTCATGGCGGCGCTGGTTGCGCTTCTGCTCGGCCCGGTCTTTCTGCGCATCAAGGGCGTCTATTTCGTACTCCTGACCTATGCCTTTGGACAGATCGTCAATCTCGTCTTCCAGGAATGGACATCGCTGTTCGGCGGAAACAGCGGGCTCTATGGCATCCCGAAGTTCTCCCTAGCCGGATACCGTCTTACCGCCGTCCCGCAATACTATGTCTTCGCGCTGCTCTTCACCGCCCTCGCCTACTGGATGGTACGAGCGATCGAGCGTTCCGACATTGGCGCGATCCTGCAGTCCCTGAACGAAGACGAAATGCTCAGCCGTTCGATCGGCGCCGACGCGCTCGCCTGGCGTATCGCGGTCTTCACGTTCAGCGCCGCAATCGCCGGCGTCAGCGGTGGCATCTACGCCTTCTATATTGGTTTTCTGTCGCCACAGGCCTTCGGTTTTCAGCTTTCTGTCGATCTCGTCGTGATGAATGTCATTGGCGGGACGAGCGCCGCTCTTGGCCCCCTGCTAGGGGCGATCGTGGTCGTGCCGCTGCCGGAACTGCTACGTGAGGCGAGGCAGTATCAACTCCTCATCTATGGGCTTTGCCTGATGGTGTTCCTCATCTTCATTAAGCAGGGGCTCGTTTCGTTGGTGGACCGACCGCGAAGGAAGCCAGCATGA
- a CDS encoding methylated-DNA--[protein]-cysteine S-methyltransferase, whose product MGRVPHRYCIFETAGGFCGIAWKDSGITRFHLPSPTAAAAERGLLRRSADALLGEPTPMVVTAIAAAQRYFKGEPVDFSDLTLDLGEQDHLFVAIYSATRALRWGETTTYGALAKALGAGPEAARDVGQAMAKNPVPLIIPCHRVLAAGGKVGGFSAPGGAASKIRMLALEGHDLSPPQPAQGAFSF is encoded by the coding sequence ATGGGCCGAGTGCCTCATCGCTATTGCATCTTCGAGACCGCTGGTGGTTTTTGCGGCATCGCGTGGAAGGACAGTGGCATCACGCGCTTTCATCTGCCGAGCCCCACGGCGGCGGCTGCGGAACGCGGTCTTCTGCGCCGTTCCGCCGACGCATTGCTGGGCGAGCCCACGCCTATGGTGGTCACGGCGATTGCCGCGGCCCAACGGTACTTCAAGGGCGAGCCTGTCGACTTCTCGGATCTGACACTTGATCTCGGCGAGCAGGATCACCTGTTCGTGGCGATCTATTCGGCCACGCGCGCGCTGCGGTGGGGCGAGACGACGACATACGGCGCGCTCGCGAAAGCGCTCGGAGCGGGACCTGAGGCTGCGCGCGACGTCGGCCAGGCTATGGCGAAAAACCCCGTGCCGCTCATAATCCCGTGTCATCGGGTGCTGGCAGCGGGCGGAAAGGTCGGCGGCTTCTCAGCTCCCGGCGGAGCGGCTTCCAAGATCCGGATGCTTGCCCTCGAAGGGCATGATCTATCACCACCGCAGCCCGCACAGGGCGCCTTCAGCTTTTAA
- a CDS encoding malonyl-CoA synthase: MTSHLFSGLMAKAPASDKPFIAVNGGRTITYGDLVKESARLAATLVNLGVQPGDRVAVQVEKSAEAIVLYLATVRAGAIFLPLNTAYTLAELDYFLGDAEPRLVVCDPAKVDGIKELAGRHSIAAVETLDGAGRGSLMDKAAALPEAAATAFVDVPRGPDDLAAILYTSGTTGRSKGAMLSHDNLLSNALTLVDYWRFTDKDVLLHALPIFHTHGLFVATNTILAAGASMLFLPKFDADKVMALLPEATSMMGVPTFYTRLLQHEGLTRDATAHIRLFVSGSAPLLAETHREWRERTGHAILERYGMTETNMNTSNPYDGDRIAGTVGYPLPGVELRVVDADTRQPVTADAIGVIEVRGPNVFKGYWRNPEKTKEEFRADGFFITGDLGKVDAAGYVHIVGRAKDLIISGGFNVYPKEIEEAIDDLPGVVESAVIGLPHPDFGEGVVAVVVPDPKSPADPEAVGAALADRLAKFKQPKHVFIVDELPRNTMGKVQKNILRQRFADIFQKPAG, encoded by the coding sequence ATGACCTCGCATCTGTTCTCCGGACTGATGGCCAAAGCGCCTGCGTCCGACAAGCCGTTCATTGCCGTGAACGGGGGACGGACGATCACTTATGGCGATCTGGTGAAGGAGAGCGCGCGGTTGGCCGCGACGCTCGTAAACCTTGGGGTTCAGCCGGGCGACCGCGTGGCGGTTCAAGTGGAGAAGAGCGCCGAGGCCATCGTGCTCTATCTCGCGACTGTGCGGGCCGGGGCTATCTTTCTGCCGCTCAACACCGCCTATACCCTTGCCGAACTCGACTATTTCCTCGGGGATGCCGAACCGCGCCTCGTCGTCTGCGATCCGGCCAAAGTCGACGGGATCAAGGAGCTCGCCGGCCGGCACAGCATCGCTGCGGTCGAGACGTTGGACGGAGCGGGCAGGGGCAGCCTCATGGACAAGGCGGCCGCCCTGCCGGAGGCCGCGGCCACGGCTTTCGTCGACGTGCCGCGCGGGCCGGATGACCTGGCCGCCATCCTCTACACCTCGGGCACCACGGGACGCTCCAAGGGCGCCATGCTGAGCCACGACAATCTCCTGTCGAATGCGCTGACGCTGGTCGACTATTGGCGTTTCACCGACAAAGACGTTCTCCTGCACGCGTTGCCGATCTTCCACACCCATGGGCTGTTCGTCGCCACGAACACCATTCTGGCGGCCGGCGCCTCCATGCTCTTCCTGCCGAAGTTCGATGCGGACAAGGTGATGGCGCTTCTCCCGGAAGCAACGAGCATGATGGGCGTGCCGACCTTCTACACCCGGCTTCTCCAACACGAGGGGCTGACACGCGATGCTACAGCCCATATCAGACTGTTCGTCTCGGGCTCAGCGCCGCTTTTGGCCGAGACGCATCGGGAGTGGCGCGAGCGCACGGGCCACGCCATTCTCGAGCGCTACGGCATGACCGAGACCAACATGAACACCTCCAACCCCTATGACGGCGACCGCATTGCCGGGACAGTGGGTTATCCCTTGCCGGGAGTGGAACTGCGTGTGGTCGACGCCGACACACGCCAGCCTGTCACGGCCGATGCAATCGGTGTGATCGAGGTGAGGGGGCCTAATGTTTTCAAAGGTTACTGGCGAAATCCTGAGAAAACGAAGGAAGAGTTCCGCGCCGATGGCTTCTTTATCACCGGCGACCTCGGCAAGGTCGATGCAGCCGGTTATGTCCATATCGTCGGGCGTGCCAAGGACCTGATCATCTCCGGCGGTTTCAACGTCTACCCCAAGGAGATTGAAGAGGCGATCGACGATCTGCCGGGCGTGGTGGAAAGCGCAGTCATCGGCCTGCCGCATCCGGATTTCGGCGAGGGCGTTGTCGCCGTCGTGGTTCCCGATCCGAAAAGCCCGGCTGATCCGGAAGCCGTCGGCGCGGCCCTGGCCGATCGTCTGGCCAAGTTCAAGCAGCCGAAGCACGTCTTCATCGTCGATGAGCTGCCCCGCAATACCATGGGCAAAGTCCAGAAGAACATCCTGCGCCAGCGCTTCGCGGATATCTTCCAAAAGCCCGCGGGATAG
- a CDS encoding branched-chain amino acid ABC transporter permease — translation MIEQMIVNGLLAGFIYIIMALGFTLIFGIMRIVNFAHGEFYMAGAVVVLFLFGALGWNFFLAVAAAGILAAALGIVIERVLFRPLVGDELPGMIMSLAVGITLQSIALILFGPSEQSVQRPFSGTWQLVNAVVPWDRTVVAIAALIILVVFYLFLKHSRLGLAMQAVAQDRETSSLMGVESGLIYASAFGIACALAGLAGGLMAPIYTIGPYMGELPMLKAFVVVILGGLGSVPGAVLGGLLIGLSESVLSTLFSSTTALIASFTIVLLIVVMRPTGLMGRGAP, via the coding sequence ATGATCGAGCAGATGATCGTCAACGGTCTCTTGGCTGGCTTTATCTACATCATCATGGCGCTGGGCTTCACGCTGATCTTCGGCATCATGCGTATTGTGAATTTCGCCCACGGCGAGTTCTACATGGCAGGGGCGGTGGTTGTGCTGTTTCTGTTCGGCGCTCTGGGGTGGAACTTCTTCCTCGCCGTCGCGGCAGCCGGGATCTTGGCCGCCGCGCTGGGCATCGTCATCGAGCGTGTGCTGTTCCGCCCGCTCGTGGGCGATGAATTGCCCGGCATGATCATGTCACTTGCCGTCGGCATCACCCTGCAGTCGATCGCTCTCATTCTGTTCGGACCATCGGAGCAATCCGTTCAACGGCCATTTTCCGGCACCTGGCAACTCGTCAACGCCGTCGTGCCATGGGATCGTACGGTCGTGGCCATAGCCGCATTGATCATTCTCGTGGTCTTCTACCTGTTCCTGAAGCATTCCCGGCTTGGCCTTGCCATGCAGGCGGTCGCGCAGGACCGCGAAACCTCCAGTCTGATGGGCGTGGAATCCGGGCTCATCTATGCCTCCGCCTTCGGCATCGCCTGTGCCCTCGCCGGCCTCGCAGGGGGGCTCATGGCGCCGATCTACACCATCGGCCCGTATATGGGGGAACTGCCCATGCTCAAGGCGTTCGTGGTCGTCATCCTCGGAGGCCTCGGCAGTGTGCCTGGCGCCGTCCTCGGTGGGCTGCTGATCGGGTTGTCCGAATCGGTCTTGTCGACGCTGTTCAGTTCCACGACGGCGCTGATTGCTTCATTCACGATCGTGCTCCTGATCGTGGTGATGCGCCCCACTGGCCTGATGGGACGAGGTGCGCCATGA
- a CDS encoding aldose 1-epimerase, translating into MTEVRLESEALFATLDTSGGVIWRLVAKTARGEVPLLRPPAEEAPRLPRRSGCYPLVPFGNRIADNRFTFEGEEYTLAPNTDWDPLVLHGDGWLKLWSVREATPKRAVLASETRDEGAFQYDAEQIFAVEGSALTVTMTIVNRAARAMPFGFGWHPYLPAHPDTTIRATTSDYWEEGELSLPTRRAPLPADLDFSVPRGVPGRRINNGFEGWDGRAEITAPSTGVTTLITATEELRRTFMFVPDPVDPPVHPVPFFAFEPMSHTANAHHIPADGGLKRLAPGESLTGSMTIAWCAAS; encoded by the coding sequence ATGACTGAAGTGCGGCTTGAGAGCGAAGCTTTGTTCGCGACACTCGATACGAGCGGTGGCGTCATCTGGCGGCTCGTGGCGAAGACCGCGCGTGGGGAGGTCCCGCTTCTGCGGCCGCCGGCTGAGGAAGCGCCCCGCCTTCCGCGCCGGTCGGGCTGCTATCCACTCGTGCCTTTTGGCAACCGGATCGCCGACAATCGCTTCACCTTCGAGGGTGAGGAGTACACATTGGCTCCGAACACGGATTGGGATCCTCTTGTGCTGCATGGCGATGGCTGGCTCAAATTGTGGAGCGTCCGTGAGGCAACGCCGAAGCGCGCTGTCCTCGCCAGTGAGACCCGGGACGAGGGCGCCTTCCAGTATGATGCCGAGCAGATCTTTGCGGTCGAGGGCTCTGCGCTGACGGTCACGATGACGATCGTCAATCGTGCGGCCCGTGCCATGCCCTTCGGCTTCGGGTGGCACCCGTATTTGCCGGCCCATCCGGACACGACGATCAGGGCGACCACGTCCGACTATTGGGAGGAGGGGGAGCTCTCACTCCCCACGCGACGGGCGCCCTTGCCTGCGGACCTCGATTTCTCGGTGCCGCGCGGTGTTCCAGGGCGGCGGATCAACAATGGCTTCGAGGGCTGGGACGGTCGGGCGGAGATCACGGCGCCCAGCACCGGCGTGACCACGCTCATCACGGCGACGGAAGAACTGCGACGCACATTCATGTTCGTACCGGATCCGGTGGATCCGCCGGTTCATCCAGTTCCGTTTTTCGCCTTCGAGCCCATGAGTCACACGGCCAACGCCCACCATATTCCGGCAGACGGAGGCTTGAAGCGTCTCGCGCCGGGCGAGAGCCTGACCGGCTCGATGACGATTGCGTGGTGCGCGGCATCCTGA